A single region of the Marmota flaviventris isolate mMarFla1 chromosome 10, mMarFla1.hap1, whole genome shotgun sequence genome encodes:
- the Gja9 gene encoding gap junction alpha-9 protein gives MGDWNLLGGILEEVHIHSTMIGKIWLTILFIFRMLVLGVAAEDVWNDEQSGFICNTQQPGCRNVCYDQAFPISLIRYWVLQVIFVSSPSLVYMGHALYRLRVLEKEREKMKAQLRRELDGIEFEMPANQRRLEQELCQLEQRKLNKAPLRGTLLCTYVIHIFTRSVVEVGFMIGQYLLYGFHLEPLFKCHGHPCPNIIDCFVSRPTEKTIFLFFMQSIATVSLFLNILEIFHLGFKKIKRGLLGQYKSKNEHNEFCAKSKQSLAKYQSTSANSLKRLPSAPDYNLIVEKQRHRVAYPSLNSSSVFQADPDNHDINDEKSILDEQETNEMYTLSTTCSHPQHISSKNNKDTHKIFRKEVNGNHLQEKKEVDGKESKKNHYSRDHCSIPGIAIDTDNHMGQSPHTTFSLAADSCTWKPRWLSTTWGPSTEDANQGSSPIDNLQGQFREGTIRNLPPSQRDFQPLDIPNTSDSLGEWSFESKFIRTCNNSTDCPPNHLMSLTNNFIGRRVPTDLQI, from the coding sequence ATGGGGGACTGGAATCTCCTTGGAGGCATTCTGGAGGAAGTTCATATTCACTCCACCATGATTGGAAAGATCTGGCTCACCATATTATTCATATTTCGAATGCTTGTTCTGGGAGTAGCAGCTGAAGATGTCTGGAATGATGAGCAGTCTGGCTTCATCTGCAATACACAACAACCAGGTTGCAGAAATGTATGCTATGACCAGGCCTTTCCTATTTCCCTCATTAGATACTGGGTTCTGCAGGTGATATTTGTGTCTTCACCATCTCTGGTCTACATGGGCCATGCTTTATACCGACTGAGAGTTctagagaaagagagggagaagatgAAAGCTCAATTAAGGAGAGAACTGGATGGGATAGAGTTTGAAATGCCTGCAAATCAGAGGAGATTAGAGCAAGAGCTCTGTCAGCTGGAACAAAGGAAACTAAATAAAGCTCCGCTCAGAGGAACCTTGCTTTGCACTTACGTGATACACATTTTCACTCGTTCTGTAGTTGAAGTTGGGTTCATGATTGGACAGTACCTTTTATATGGATTTCACTTAGAGCCTCTATTTAAATGCCATGGTCACCCATGTCCAAATATAATCGATTGTTTTGTTTCAAGACCAACAGAAAAgacaatatttctattttttatgcaATCCATAGCCactgtttcacttttcttaaacattttagaaattttccaCCTaggttttaaaaagattaaaagaggGCTCTTGGGACAATATAAATCGAAGAATGAACACAATGAATTCTGTGCAAAGTCAAAACAAAGTCTAGCCAAATATCAGAGCACATCTGCAAATTCACTGAAACGACTCCCTTCAGCACCTGATTATAATCTGATAGTGGAAAAACAAAGACACAGAGTAGCATACCCAAGTTTAAAttcatcttctgtatttcaggCAGATCCTGACAATCATGACATAAATGATGAGAAAAGCATTTTGGATGAACAGGAAACTAATGAGATGTACACACTTAGTACTACTTGCAGTCACCCTCAACACATCAgctcaaaaaataacaaagacactcataaaatatttagaaaagaagtTAATGGTAACCActtgcaggaaaaaaaagaagttgatggCAAAGAGAGCAAAAAGAACCATTATTCTAGAGATCACTGTTCTATTCCAGGTATTGCTATAGATACAGACAACCACATGGGGCAGTCACCCCACACAACTTTCTCCCTGGCAGCAGACTCCTGCACCTGGAAACCTCGGTGGCTCAGTACTACGTGGGGTCCCTCTACAGAAGATGCAAACCAAGGGTCATCTCCTATAGATAACCTCCAGGGCCAGTTCAGAGAGGGCACTATCAGAAACCTTCCTCCTTCACAGAGAGACTTCCAACCACTTGACATTCCAAACACTTCTGATTCTTTGGGAGAGTGGTCCTTTGAGTCAAAGTTTATTAGAACCTGCAACAATTCTACGGATTGTCCTCCAAATCATTTAATGTCCTTGACAAACAACTTCATTGGTAGGAGGGTTCCAACAGACCTTCAGATCTGA